The Thermotoga sp. nucleotide sequence CCAACAGGAGACCTATCTCAACGTGGCTGACAATTCTGGCGCCAAAAAGCTCAGGGTTATAAGAGTTCTCGGTGGTTTCCACAAAAAGTACGGAACGATTGGGGACATTGTAGTGTGTTCTGTCAGGGACGCTATTCCCAATTCCGACGTGAAAAAAGGTGATGTGGTAAGAGCAGTCATTGTGAGAACGAAAAAAGAGATCAGAAGAAGCGATGGTACTTACATCAGATTCGACGATAACGCGGCCGTTCTCATCGACAAATTCAACGCCCCAAGGGGAACGAGAATATTTGGACCCGTCGCTAGGGAACTTCGTGAAAAAGGCTTCATGAAAATCGTGTCTCTCGCACCAGAAGTTTGG carries:
- the rplN gene encoding 50S ribosomal protein L14; this translates as MIQQETYLNVADNSGAKKLRVIRVLGGFHKKYGTIGDIVVCSVRDAIPNSDVKKGDVVRAVIVRTKKEIRRSDGTYIRFDDNAAVLIDKFNAPRGTRIFGPVARELREKGFMKIVSLAPEVW